The genome window CGCCCTGACGGGTCCTTCGGGGTCGGGCAAAACGACGCTGCTGCGGGTATTGGCCGGACTGGAAAAACCACGGCGGGGTCATATTGCGGTGAATGGCACGAACTGGTTCGATGCCGATCAGTCGATCAATCTGTCTCCGCAGAAACGGTCAATTGGGTATGTTTTTCAGGATACGGCCCTGTTCCCGAATATGACCGTCCGTGAGAATATCCAGTTTGCCGCCCCCGCCGATCAGCGCGACCTTATCGATACGCTGATTCAGGAAACCGGTCTGGAATCATTTGTCAACCAAAGACCGACCGTTCTATCGGGTGGTCAGCAGCAGCGGGTTGCGCTGGCGCGGGCCCTGGTCCGCCGTCCAGCCGTGCTGTTGCTCGATGAGCCCTTTGCCGCCCTCGACCCGGAGGCCAGTCAACAGCTGCGGCAATTGCTGCTACGCCTTCACCAGACCTGGGGTACGACCACACTATTGGTCAGCCACCACGATTCCGATGTTCAGTTTCTGGCGGATCGGATTATTCGTCTTGTACAGGGCCGCGTCTACAGTGATCAATCCAGTACAAAAGCGCCCCCCCTCCAGGCGACGCTCCAACCAGAACAAATCCGACGCGTTTATTTTGACGATACCCGGCAAGAGTGGGTCATCGAAACCGACACGGTTTCACTGCGGTCGCCAAATCCGGCGTGGGGTCGCCTTCGGGTTCATGAGTTCATCCAGATAGCGCACTCAGGGCCAGGGAATCAGTGATTGATCCTGAGTGCGCTACCTGTTCAAGTCCGGCTATCAGCCCGGCCCGTTACTCCCACCCACTTTAGTGACCATACCGTTCGTCGTGAACGTACTCGATTGCGTTCCCAGCATATACGTACCACTCGTGTACAATCCATTGAGATTCGTTCCATTCGATACGCTGCCTCCCGTATAGACCTTATACGATTGGGTCGATTTCAGTTTTGGACTCGAAAACAACATGGTAGCGTACGAACGTGGAATGAGGAACGTCAACACTTCGGCACCATCACTCGATTGTATATTGATCAGCTGATTGGCCGTACCAGCGCCCAGAATAACCGAGGGCTGAGTACTCACACTCGCCGTGGGTGAGCTGGTAGCCCCGCCGATGCCAACCATAAACCCGCCGGTTATTTTAAAGGTGTTCCG of Spirosoma agri contains these proteins:
- a CDS encoding ATP-binding cassette domain-containing protein, translated to MIKLDISIPRLFAEGATELQLNLELVQGSLTALTGPSGSGKTTLLRVLAGLEKPRRGHIAVNGTNWFDADQSINLSPQKRSIGYVFQDTALFPNMTVRENIQFAAPADQRDLIDTLIQETGLESFVNQRPTVLSGGQQQRVALARALVRRPAVLLLDEPFAALDPEASQQLRQLLLRLHQTWGTTTLLVSHHDSDVQFLADRIIRLVQGRVYSDQSSTKAPPLQATLQPEQIRRVYFDDTRQEWVIETDTVSLRSPNPAWGRLRVHEFIQIAHSGPGNQ